Proteins found in one Sardina pilchardus chromosome 11, fSarPil1.1, whole genome shotgun sequence genomic segment:
- the nkx3-2 gene encoding homeobox protein Nkx-3.2: MAVRSSSLMPFSIQAILNKKEDCRHLKDLDVCLSKAACWKIFGEMDGAPEEMSSPCKSDEGACIMVNRKSYDSDSGLSEDTDSKTLSACKTELDRDGPASDALEENFQDETDQESTAVENTKSLSDCELSANVSDSNNLDEGGCEKSSDLPKQRKKRSRAAFSHAQVFELERRFNHQRYLSGPERADLAASLKLTETQVKIWFQNRRYKTKRRQMAADLLASAPAAKKVAVKVLVRDDQRQYNPGELLRPPLLSLQPSYYYPYAYCLPAWTLSACAGNQ, encoded by the exons ATGGCCGTTCGCAGCAGCTCGTTGATGCCATTCTCGATTCAAGCAATCTTGAACAAGAAAGAGGACTGTCGACATTTAAAAGATTTGGACGTATGCCTTTCCAAGGCTGCTTGTTGGAAAATATTTGGGGAAATGGACGGCGCACCAGAGGAGATGTCCTCTCCATGTAAAAGTGACGAGGGAGCTTGTATAATGGTCAACCGTAAAAGCTATGACTCTGACTCTGGTCTGAGTGAGGATACTGACAGCAAAACGCTGTCCGCTTGTAAGACCGAGTTGGATCGGGATGGACCGGCCTCAGACGCGCTAGAGGAAAACTTCCAGGACGAAACTGACCAGGAATCCACTGCTGTGGAGAATACGAAGAGTCTTAGCGACTGTGAACTTTCTGCCAATGTCTCGG ATTCCAACAACTTGGATGAGGGAGGCTGTGAGAAAAGTTCTGATCTTCCCAAACAGCGGAAAAAACGCTCCAGAGCCGCCTTCTCACATGCGCAGGTTTTCGAGCTGGAAAGGCGGTTCAACCACCAGCGGTACTTATCCGGACCCGAGAGAGCAGATCTGGCCGCCTCCTTGAAGCTCACAGAGACCCAGGTTAAAATTTGGTTTCAGAACCGCAGGTACAAAACCAAACGCCGTCAAATGGCTGCCGACCTGTTAGCCTCAGCACCAGCAGCGAAGAAAGTGGCAGTGAAAGTTTTAGTACGGGACGATCAGAGACAATACAACCCTGGAGAACTACTGCGGCCTCCGCTTCTGTCTTTGCAACCTTCTTATTATTATCCATATGCATACTGCCTGCCAGCATGGACCCTCTCAGCTTGTGCTGGAAACCAGTGA